Proteins encoded together in one Miscanthus floridulus cultivar M001 chromosome 16, ASM1932011v1, whole genome shotgun sequence window:
- the LOC136510133 gene encoding gibberellin receptor GID1-like — MAGSDEVNRNECKGAVPIHTWVLISNFKLAYNMLRRADGTFDRDLAEFLDRRVPPDARAPEGVSSFDHVIDTSTGLEVRIYRAAAANNAGAAAVTLPILDFLAGTPSPDPFPVILFFHGGSFAHSSSGTAIYDNLCRRFVKLSKGVVVSVNYRRAPEHRYPCAYEDGWTALKWAMSQPFLRSGGDARPRVFLSGDSSGGNIAHHVAVRAADAGISICGNILLNAMFGGTERTESERRLDGKYFVTLQDRDWYWKAYLPEDADRDHPACNPFGPNGRRLRGLPFTKSLIIVSGLDLTCDRQLAYAEGLQEDGHHVKLVYREKATIGFYLLSNTDHYHEVMEEIADFLRANL, encoded by the exons atggccggcagcgaCGAGGTCAACCGCAACGAGTGCAAG GGGGCGGTGCCGATCCACACATGGGTGCTCATCTCCAACTTCAAGCTGGCCTACAACATGCTCCGGCGGGCCGACGGCACCTTCGACCGCGACCTCGCCGAGTTCCTCGACCGCCGGGTGCCCCCCGACGCGCGGGCCCCGGAGGGGGTCTCCTCGTTCGACCACGTCATCGACACGTCCACCGGCCTGGAGGTCCGCATctaccgcgccgccgccgctaacAACGCGGGCGCGGCCGCGGTCACCCTGCCCATCCTGGACTTCCTCGCCGGCACGCCGTCGCCCGACCCGTTCCCAGTCATCCTCTTCTTCCACGGCGGCAGCTTCGCCCACTCGTCCTCCGGCACGGCCATCTACGACAACCTGTGCCGCCGGTTCGTGAAGCTGAGCAAGGGCGTCGTGGTGTCCGTCAACTACCGGCGCGCCCCCGAGCACCGGTACCCGTGCGCCTACGAAGACGGCTGGACCGCGCTCAAGTGGGCCATGTCGCAGCCCTTCCTCCGCAGCGGCGGGGACGCCCGCCCCCGCGTCTTCCTCTCGGGCGACAGCTCCGGCGGCAACATCGCCCACCACGTGGCCGTCCGCGCCGCCGACGCCGGCATCAGCATCTGCGGCAACATCCTGCTCAACGCCATGTTCGGCGGCACTGAGCGCACCGAGTCCGAGCGGCGGCTGGACGGCAAGTACTTCGTCACGCTCCAGGACAGGGACTGGTACTGGAAGGCGTACCTGCCCGAGGACGCCGACCGGGACCACCCGGCGTGCAACCCGTTCGGGCCGAACGGGCGGCGGCTCAGGGGGTTACCCTTCACCAAGAGCCTCATTATCGTGTCGGGCCTGGACCTCACCTGCGATCGGCAGCTGGCGTACGCCGAGGGCCTCCAGGAAGATGGCCACCATGTCAAGCTCGTGTACCGTGAGAAGGCCACCATTGGTTTCTACCTGCTGTCCAACACGGACCACTACCACGAGGTCATGGAGGAGATCGCCGACTTCCTCAGGGCTAACCTCTAG